Genomic DNA from Terriglobia bacterium:
TAATGAGCCCCCTTGGCACGAGCTGAGGGGCTTGGCAACCCATAGAAATGCCCGGAATTTCGCGCACCGGCGTGGCGGCAACGCGGGAGCGGAAGTTTCAGGGCTTAGGCGAACGGTTGTCCGTGGAAATCCAGGCTAGTTAAAAAGCAAAGTCTCGCCTGAGAATAACAGACGTTTGTGAAATCCCGAAAGCACCGTCGAACCGCAGCACTCGAAAAAGCACCTCGTCAGTTGCTCATAAAGTGATGTTAGCCACGAGTTGAATCTGGTGACAATGGGCTTGAGCGCGTCATTTCACCCCATTCCTTGTTCAGTGACCGGGGTCACAGAAATTGCATCGAAATGTGCGAATATTCAGACAATACTCGGGTGTTGTAGCTCCGCATTTCGCAGGGCATGGGTCCGCAGACTGCTGCCTCTATCGGGGAAGCTCGGCATTGGCCGGAATGGTCATCACTCCGGGAGTTGCTCTGTGCCGCTCCGATCGAGCCGGATCCAGGGTGGAGGGAGGAATAAATGAAGGTTGAATCTCTGAGGTTAGAAACCGATTCCGCAATTCGGCCCCTGGCGATCGGGCCCCTGTCGGCCGCACCGCCGCCGGCCCGCACAAAGGCTGCGGCCTCCAGATCCCTGGCGGAAGTCGCTACTCCCCCCAGACAGATCCTGCGCTTCCGAAAATCGGAGCGAGTGCTCCACTGGTCGATTGCCGTTCCGTTCATGGTCTGCTACACGACCGCTCTAATTCTGATGTTCGGCTACAACCTGCATTCCGAGAGCGTTTCCCGGGATGTCTTTTCATGGATCCACCGGATCTCCGGCGCCTGCCTGATTTTCTTTCCCATCCAGTCCGTCCTGAGAAATCTAAGGGACCACCGGATCCACCTGTACAACATCAGGCAAGGATGGACCTGGGCGATCGACGATCTGAAGTGGCTCCTCCTTATGGGGCCGGCTGCCGTCATTCGGAAAATCACTCTTCCGGAACAAGGAAAATTCAACGCCGCAGAAAAGCTGAACTTCATGATGGTGATGTGTACCTGTCCGCTATTCATCATGACCGGTTTGTTGCTCTGTATGCCTGGGCCCGCCTTCCTTTCCTGGATTGTCCACGTGGGGCTGGCTCTGGTGGCGACTCCCCTGATGCTTGGGCACATCTATATGGCACTCGTCAATCCAGGCACTCGCGTCGGGCTTGGAGGTATGTTTTCTGGCTACGTGGATCGCCAATGGGCCAAGCATCACTATCGCCGCTGGTACCGGGAGCATTTTGAAGACCAGGAAGAGAACCCCAGGGAGCACGAAAAGGTCCGGCAAGCGCTGCAGCGTCCGGCCCTGATTCGCTGTTCCCACTGCAACAACGAGCATGTTGTAGCCACCCGGATAAACCTGCTCGAAATCACCTGCGAGTGTCAGTCCCACAGGTGTCCGAATTGTGGTGAGACCGCGGACATGGCCGCGGTGATCGTGGACCCCGGGGAGGGTGACTCGATCCTGTTCAGCCTGGAGCGGGCAGGCATCAGCTACTTTACTGTTGAGAAATATCTGGAGAGGATCGGGATCCGCGGACATGATACCTGCCTTGAAGGTTCCGTTGCCGGGAGAGAGGCGTGATTTCTCAGCAGGACCGTCACATCCAGTACGTTCTGACCCCATGTCTGCCGGTGCGGCATTGAACGCGGCATCGGGAGACGCCCCGCCCTCCGACCCGGTTTTCCCCTGCTGGGATTGCCTTGCCGCCGCACATGCTTCGTGATACAAGTTGCGGCAAACTCATCCGGAGGGCAAACAAATGTCGATGTGCACCTTTTCGGCGAAGATTCGCTTTCTTCCCCTGCTTGCACTTACTTTGTTCGCGTCACTCGCTGCCACAGCGGACGGTGGGGCGACACGCCTGTTGCGCACGCCGACCGTAAGCGCGACGCAAATCGCCTTCGCATACGCCAATAACATCTGGATTGTCGAACGTGCCGGCGGCGTGGCCCGACGCCTCACCAGTTTCCAGGGCCAGACGGTGAATCCTCATTTCTCTCCCGATGGAAAGTGGATCGCGTTCAGCGCCGAGTACGCAGGCAACACAGACGTCTACGTTGTGCCGGCCCTGGGCGGGGAGCCACGTCGTCTGACCTGGCACCCCGGCGCCGATCTCGTC
This window encodes:
- a CDS encoding cytochrome b/b6 domain-containing protein: MKVESLRLETDSAIRPLAIGPLSAAPPPARTKAAASRSLAEVATPPRQILRFRKSERVLHWSIAVPFMVCYTTALILMFGYNLHSESVSRDVFSWIHRISGACLIFFPIQSVLRNLRDHRIHLYNIRQGWTWAIDDLKWLLLMGPAAVIRKITLPEQGKFNAAEKLNFMMVMCTCPLFIMTGLLLCMPGPAFLSWIVHVGLALVATPLMLGHIYMALVNPGTRVGLGGMFSGYVDRQWAKHHYRRWYREHFEDQEENPREHEKVRQALQRPALIRCSHCNNEHVVATRINLLEITCECQSHRCPNCGETADMAAVIVDPGEGDSILFSLERAGISYFTVEKYLERIGIRGHDTCLEGSVAGREA